The genome window ATACTTACAAATTTTAAATCTAAATAATCACAAAAATCATCAACACACCAAAAACCTAAAGAATTAACATCATTTATAATGCTTTGACTTTGAAAATTTTGAATTTTTTCTTGTAAATTTTCATATTGCTCTTGATTAAAAGCACTCAAAAAAGGACAAATATCAATTTTTGAAAGTTCATTTGGAATTGATTTTTGTGTATGAATATCAAAATATCTTATACTTTCTATCTCATCTGAAAAAAGCAAAATTCTAAAAGGTTGTTCTTCATTAATCGCAAAAATATCTATAATATCCCCACGTATTGAAACTTCACCCTTATCTTGAACTATATCTACAAACTCATACCCACTATGTAAAATTTCTTCTTTAAATTTCTCTAAAACAAGAAACAAATTTCTTTTAAGAATAATGTTTTTTAGATGCTTTTTTCCAGGGAGTTTTTGCAAGATTGTTTTTATAGGAGAAATTAAAATTTTATTTTCATCTTCTTTATGATAAGCATTTAATACTTTACAAATTTCAAAAAGCTCTTTAGAAAAAGAGCGCAAATCACTACCAAATTCTGCTCTAAAATCAGGCAAAACAAAGGTTTTAAAATTTAAAAATAGACAAACTTGAGCTAATTCATCTGCTTCTTTATCATTCTCACAAACTATTAACTCAGTTTTGTTGCTTAATAAATATTCATATAATTTAGCTTGCATTTTCTGAATTTTCTATACTCACATCTATAGTTGCAAGTTCTTCATCTTTTTCAATGATTTTACTACTTCCATTAAATTTTCCACCATTTTCAATGCTCAATTGTTTAACTATGATGTTACCATTAAGCACACCACCAGATAAAATTTCTAAAGAATCAACCTGCATTTCGCCTTCAAAAACCCCATTAATCACTATCTTGCTTGCCTTAACTTGTCCTTTTAAAACACCGCTTTTACCTATTACTATCACATTAG of Campylobacter lari contains these proteins:
- a CDS encoding bactofilin family protein, with the translated sequence MAIFNKGSIATVSETTVISNGAKIEGKFYFDSMLHLDGEITGVINSSNVIVIGKSGVLKGQVKASKIVINGVFEGEMQVDSLEILSGGVLNGNIIVKQLSIENGGKFNGSSKIIEKDEELATIDVSIENSENAS